TATTGGTCTTTTGTCATAGTATGGATTAACATAACGTCAGTTTAAGATGCGAGACGTTGTTTTCGCTCCGGGCATCGTTGCTACCGCGCTATCTCCGGCGTCAGGTAGTATCGGCGGTAGGGGTGCGTGATAGCAGCCTGGAAGTTATCTCATTCATTACTGACAGACGACAAGATCGTGACGATCACACACAGCATCCCCGTACCAGCGGTGAACGGCGTGACACGCGCCCGGCACGAATTATGGCAGGGGCAGCAGCCACACTGCCGCACTCCAAATGAGGCGACACGCCCATGGCAAGCGTGCAACGCAACCAGTCCAGCGCGTGATGGCACTGGAGATGGTTGTTAGCACTCCTCGCTGCTATGCCGGTGGAGATACTGTCGTTGCTGATTGGCAAGCATTCACGAGCCTGTGCGACAGTCGGGGAGCACGACGGCACAGCTTGAGATAGTTCTACACCACGCCGACGTTATGGGCTAACGAGAGTCCTATCGAGCCATCCTGCCGATTTGGGAAAGCCAACAGCATTGCTTTCGCCTAACCGGTGGTACAGATCGTGCAGGCATCGACCCGACCACGCGCCATATGTGGCGTTGGGGATTTGCCTACCGAATGGTGTACGCGCTTATCAAACTCTCTTCGCCTAAGAGTTGAAGCTGGGCCTGGAACCCGACCTGTGCTCGTTCGATAAACGCTCGTGCCTCTTGAAAACGCAGGGCAGCGCGATTGGCATGAGCGACATCATACGTGCTGTAAAACTCCAGAATCGCATCCAGCCCGGCCAGTTCCAGCTCAAGGCCACGGCGGTAGTCTTCGTGGGCCGGCAGCAGGACACCCGGTACACGTAGCTCTCCCAAATTGGCCAACGCCTGCGCAACCGTTGATCGCAACCGTTGCGTGGCTGCAACGTGGTTAACTGAGGCGCCGCCGGGCTGGCTGGTCTCTTGACGATACGTCATCGTCGCTGTGCGGAGATCGGCACGTATCGCCTCAACTGCACTGAGGTAAGAGACGGTCAGACTCTCAACCACTGCCAGTGGCTCTGCTTCGAGTGCCGGGATAGGCGTAGGGGTAGCAACAGCTACAACTGATGGTGACTCCACAGTAAAAGCCGACGCTTGTTCGGCAGCCAGCGCTGCCAGCGCTTGCTCGCGGGCAATACTCACACTTTGATGCAGGAAGACTGCTACTGACAGCAACACAATCGGCAAAATCCAGAGCACGAGCCGCACCCGTGATGTTTCGCGATGTTGCCAGCGCCAGTGCAACCACCAGTCGCGGTGTGCCGTATCTTTCGCCGGCGATGTTGCCGGCGTAGCAGGCGTTTCAGTCGTTGTTTCCGGTGCAGCCGCCGGTACACTCAGATCGGCTATCGGACGTGCGTTTACCGTTCCTTGTCGTTCGAGGTAGGCCAGGCCACGGCGGGCGTGAGGGTTTTGTGGATTGATACGCAACACGGCCTGTAAGCAAAACGCACGTTGGGCCGGATCATCAACGACACCGCTCAGCCACAGCCATGCCCGTTCGTCGCGCGGATCGAGCTTCAAAGCACGTGCCAGCAATCCCGCCGCAACACGGCGCTGACCACCGCGTGCGGCGGCGATCCCGCGTTCGACTAATTCACGCGCTTCAGCCGGATTGGCTCGAACACCAGATTCATTGACAGTGGTTGTCATTGCGATCTCGTTATGTAGCGCTGCCCGCCATGATATGTTATGGGTTACTGTAACATATCGGTTATCGTGGGCAACGAGATTGCACATCTACACCAGGTAAACGCAGAAATTGGTCTCAATCACACAAGTATAGTCTGATCAGAACACTTATGCAATGCATACGCTCAATGATCAGGGAGTAATTCGTTGAGCGCTCGCTGGATCAGGGTCGAGTCTTGCACAAGATTGGCTCGTACCGTCTGCCAGTATTCGGGCCGTTCATAGCCCAATTGCCAGATGGCAATCCCGGCCAAATCGAGCTTCTGTACAGTTGCAATCTTATCGGCCAGACCGGTATCGGTCATAAACCAGACGGTGCGGGTACCGGCACTGGTGCGATAGGTAAAGGTGCTCTCTCCCACCCGACCACGGGCATTACGTTCGATAAAACTGACCGTTGGCTGGTACTCGTTGATAATCTCTTCAATCACGCGCCACGGACGAGCAGTGGCATTGCCGTTCGGCGGCCAATCGTAGCCGTAGAAGTGAACGCCGATCAATACTTTCGCCGGATCAACAACCTCACGGGCATAACTGGCGACCGCTTCGATCCAGTAGGCCGGTGCTACCGGGCCAGGGCCGGAACCGCGCCAATGATAGTCGTAGGTCATAATCCGCAACTGATCGACGTGTGGCCCAATGGCTGCCCAATCTTGAAATGCCCCTAAACCACCGTCATCCCGATCCTTGGCGTGGACGGCTACCGTCAGCAGCTTGTTGTGGGCATGCAGTGCTGCGGCCAGATCAACGATAAACGCGGTATAGTCATCGCGTAGTGATGGTGCCAGTGACTCATAATCGATGTCAATGCCATCGTACCCACGGGCCAATACCTCATCCACAATATTCTGGATATGCCGCGCCCGCAGTTGGGGATTGGTCAGCACCGGAACCACCGCACCAGGATTATTAACATTGTGAATGGAGGGGATAATCCGCACATTGTTCTCGTGCGCTATCCGCACCAATTCGTCATCGCGTTGTCCATAAAGACGGCCACTGGCATCGGTGGTGTACCAGAATGGGCTGATGTCGTCGATAATGTCAACATTCGCAAAGAACGACTCGCGGGCATCACCGGTAAAATTGGGCGGTAACCAGACAGCGATATAACGCCCGCTCTTTGGGTGGTAGCCGGCCATATCCGGTTCGGGAGGAGCCGCAGTTGGTACCGGTGTGGGAGGAATCGGCGTTGGCAAAACCAGCAAGGGGGCTGCGGTCGCGGTTGGTTCTGGGGCAATCGTCGGTGAAGGAGCGGTAGCCGAGAACGTGATCAACGTACTCGACATTTGCAGGGTCTGCCAGAGGAGCACACCGGCAATGACCAATGCACTGATGTAGATAGTTCCAGTAATGATCGTGCCAGCTCGCACGCTCGCCTCACTCTCCTGCTATCATGCCTGGACTAGTAAGCACCCAGCTCTCGTAAACGTTCATCGCTGATGCCGAAGTGATGAGCTATTTCATGCAACACCGTGCGCCGTACCTGTTCGCGTAGGGCTGATCTGGTGCGAAAATCGCGTTCAAGAGGCTCCTGGAAGATGGTGATGGTTGCCGGCAAGAAGATACCATCGCTATGTTGTTCAGTCAGCGGCGTCCCTTCGTAGAGACCGTAGATGGTCTGCCATGGGCGTAAACCGAGCGCCCGGCGCTGTTCACGACTTGGACGCGGAGCAACCACGACCTCGACGGTGTCCAGGTGGCGGGCAAAAGCCGGTGGCAGGCTCTTGAGAACGTCGGCAACAAGATCGGCAAATTCTGATGTGTTCATCACGTTGACAATATTTGTGTTTGATAACATATCAAAGCTCATTATACCGGTTGCGTTGAGATAGCGTCAAGCATTTTACCGATTTTGAACGCAAAGTACAGGATGCATTCGCAGGTTGTGGGTCAAAAACCAATAACACTAATGATGCGTTATACTAGACACAGGTACAGGCAACCCTGTTTTATCTACGAGAAGGACGTATGGAACTTGCACAAATCTCCTTTCTGAAACGGCTGCTCGCTACGCCTGGCCCTTCGGGTGACGAAGATCAGGCAGCGCGGGTATGGCGGGCCGAAGCGCGCACGTTTGCCGATCAGGTCTATAGTGATGTGCTAGGCAACAGCTTTGCGGTGTTGGAAGGCAGTGGGCCACGGATTCTGCTGGCTGGTCATATCGATGAGATTGGCTTGATGATCAGCCATATCGACGATCAAGGCTTTCTGTTCTTTAGCCCGATTGGTGGTTGGGATGCGCAGGTTCTGGTTGGTCAGCGTGTGCGCTTGCTGGGCAAGAACGGTGACGTGATAGGGGTGATCGGGAAGAAGCCGATTCACCTGCTCAAGCCCGACGAACGCAATCAGGCCACGAAAATCGAACAGATGTGGATTGATATTGGGGCGACGAGCAAGAGCGAAGCCAGTGAACTGGTTCAGGTCGGCGATGTTGGCGTCATTGACGCACCGGTCTACGAGCTACCGGGGGGGCGCATTGTCAGTCGCTCTATCGACAACCGGATCGGTGCCTTTACCGTTCTGGAAGCCTTGCGTCTACTCAGCCAGAATCGGCCCAACGCTCACGTGGCGGCTGTTGCCACAACTCAGGAAGAGATCACCTTTGGCGGAGCAACGACGGCGGCGTTCAGTTTCGATCCACAGATTGCGCTGGTGGTAGATGTCACTTTTGCTACCGACCACCCCGACTCGGATCAGCGCCAGTGGAACGTGGTCAAACTGGGTGGTGGCCCGGTGTTGTCACGCGGCTCAGCCAACAGTGGTCGGGTTTTTCGGCGGCTGGTTGAGCTGGCCGAGCGCGAAGCGATCCCGTACAGTGTGCAAATCTCGCCACGGTACACCGGTACCGATGCCGACGCGATCCATCATGTGCGAGGAGGTATTGCCAGTGCCGTCATCTCTATCCCCAACCGCTATATGCATTCGCCGAACGAGATGATTGCATTGCACGACGTGGAGTGCGCAGTGCGCCTGATCGCCGCTTTTGTGCATTCAGTCAGTAATGTGAACGAATTTATTCCACAAGATGAATAAAAATTATAACGTATCAGCTATGGCACCGTGGTACAATAGGGGCTGTCGCGCCGGCGTTGTCGCGACCGGCCAGCGTTGGCCGATTCTACTCATCGTTGAGGGGTAAAGGTCATGGTGATGACAGATATTGAACGATCTGCCGCCGCGCCTTCTGAGAGCGTTGATCTGCTGAACATTGTGCAGCAGCATTTTGATCAGGCGGCTGAACTGCTCGACCTTCCGGCACGTCTCCGCGGCATTTTACGAGTGCCGCAGCGCGAATTGACCGTCAACTTTCCGGTGAAGCGGGATAGTGGACGGATCGAGGTCTTTCAGGGCTTTCGTGTCCAGCACAATCTGGCCCGTGGCCCAACGAAAGGCGGCATTCGCTACCACCCCAATGTCACGCTTGACGAGACCCGCGCCCTGGCCATGTTGATGACCTGGAAGTGTGCGCTGGCCGGTTTGCCATACGGCGGTGCGAAAGGTGCGGTGATTGTTGATCCCAAACAGCTTTCAGTCGGTGAAATCGAACGCCTGACCCGGCGTTTTGCCACCGAGATTAGTGTTGTAATCGGCCCTGAGCGCGATATTCCGGCGCCCGATGTCGGTACCAACCCCCAGGTGATGGCGTGGATTATGGATACCATCTCGATGCACCAGGGCCATACCGTACCGGCAGTCGTAACCGGGAAGCCGATCAATATCGGCGGCTCGGAAGGGCGGCGCGAGGCTACCGGTCGCGGATTAACCTACGTGTTGACGGCTGCGGCCCACCATCTCGGTCTGAATATCTCGGATATCCGGCTGGCGATACAGGGGTGTGGCAATGTTGGCTCAACCGTGGCCCGCGAAGCAGTCGCGCTGGGGATGAAGGTCATTGCCCTTAGTGACAGCCGTGGTGGAGTCTACAATCCGCACGGACTGGATATTGAGGCTATCCTGGCTCACAAAGCGCATACCGGCAGTGTGGTTGGTGCCGTCAATGCCGACTCACTGACCAACGAAGAATTGCTGGAAGTTGAATGCGATGTATTAGTGCCGGCAGCGTTGAGTGGTGTGATCACAGCCCAAAACGCCGGTCGGATCAGAGCGCAGATCGTCGCTGAAGCGGCCAATGGCCCCACCACCAAAGCTGCCGATGCGATCCTGTATGATCGGGGATGCCTGGTCATTCCAGACATTCTCGCCAATGCCGGTGGTGTCACCGTGAGCTACTTCGAGTGGGTGCAGGGTTTGCAAGAGTTTTTCTGGAGCGAGCGGGAAGTCAACACGCAGTTGCGCCGAGTGATGACCAATGCGTTGCAACAGGTCTTGCGGGTCTCAGCCGAGCGACAGGTCGATCTGCGCACGGCATCGTATATGCTGGCCGTGCAGCGCGTGGCCGATGCCGTCACGACCCGCGGTATTTATCCGTAGCATGGGCAGGTTATGGACGAACTGGATGCAATGATCACCGACCTCGTTCCGCACCCGATCAGCGGAAGGCGGTTTCTCTTCGGTCTCCTGTTAGGCTTCGCCGGGGGCGCAAGCGTCGCTGCGCTCCTGCTTCCCCGTAGTGGCCCGGCGCTACGGCAGTGGCTCAACGAACGCGCCACGGCGCTGGTTGGTCAGATTCGGCATATCCTGGCCGGTGAGGATAAGCTGGGGTATAGTTGATTGTCGCGTTATTTCTGCCTAATCCGTCCGGTGGTGTAGTGTATGTCGCCCAGGCCATCAGCCTGGGCGATAAGTTGTCTTAACCCAAGTTGCCATCTATGCTGTGATCAGGCCGCGTAAAGCTGACTGCCAGGATGCACAGCACGACGTTGCGCACAACATCGTGCAGCGTACCTGTGTGAACGATGTGGACAGCAACCAGTTCCCATCGACGCACTATGTCACGTCTTACAGTAGCAACCTGGGTTATGCCCATTCTCTGCGTCCTCCGTGCCTCTGTGGTGATAAAGGGCAATCTGGGTTATGTTACCCGTTCCTTTGCGGCAGATTTTGCAAAAATCCAACATTCTACCAACATCCGGTTGTCATTCAAGAGTGGTATACTGTGCGTAGCATTGAGACACATTACATTCCCTCTGAGGAGGTCGTCTATGCCGTTCTTTTTCGATCCAACTTATCTGATCTTTGCCGTGCCGGCGATGCTCTTTGCCCTTTGGGCACAGTTTCAGGTTCAGTCGGCCTTTAATAAATGGTCGCAAGTCGCCAATATGCGCCGCCTGAATGGGTTTGATGTGGCGCGGGTGTTGATGCGTAACGAAGGACTGGATCATGTCGGGGTCGAGACGATTCCCGGTATGCTAACCGATCACTACGATCCTTCCAGCAAAGTCATCCGGCTTTCGCAAGGGTCATTGCAGCCGTCAGTCGCAGCGATGGCCATTGTCGCGCATGAGTTGGGCCACGCCGCACAAGATAAAGAGGGCTATGCCTGGTTGCGGGTTCGTTCCGGGATTGTCGGTTTTGCCAACATCGGTTCTCAGCTTGGTACCTGGCTCTTCTTTATCGGGATGCTGCTGAGTGCTGCCGGAGGCCGGGGGTTCGGTTTCCAGTTGGCCGTTGTTGGGGTCATTCTGTTCAGTGCAGCGGTAGCTTTTACGCTGGTTACCCTGCCGGTTGAGTTTAACGCCAGCGCTCGTGCCCGTGAGATGTTGCAACGGGCCGGTCTGGTCACTGTGCAAGAGGCCGAAGGCGTGAACGCGGTGTTGAATGCAGCGGCGTTAACGTATGTTGCTGCCGCAGCACAGGCTATTGCGCAGTTGCTGTACTTTGTGACTGTTTTGATGCGACGGAGGGAATAATCGCATGACGGAAGAAGAGTTGCGGCGAAAGTTAGTCCACGGGTTGCTGAGTCTGGTGCTGAGCCTGGCAGCAGCATGGCTGGCGACGTATCTGACGAATAAGCTGCTGGGTGAACCACCAAAATCAGAATCGCAGACAGTGTAAGATGACAATCATGGTTAACTCGTGATCAACCTGTACGGGATGATGTCGATCACGGGAGCGGTAGATACTGCCGGTTTCTGGTATCGTACATCTCCCTATTGAGGTTCTGGCGTGGGGCGTGCCCGGTGGAACGCCCCTTCTTCTATGTTTGAATGATGTTCTA
This genomic window from Chloroflexus aurantiacus J-10-fl contains:
- a CDS encoding glycosyl hydrolase family 18 protein; the encoded protein is MRAGTIITGTIYISALVIAGVLLWQTLQMSSTLITFSATAPSPTIAPEPTATAAPLLVLPTPIPPTPVPTAAPPEPDMAGYHPKSGRYIAVWLPPNFTGDARESFFANVDIIDDISPFWYTTDASGRLYGQRDDELVRIAHENNVRIIPSIHNVNNPGAVVPVLTNPQLRARHIQNIVDEVLARGYDGIDIDYESLAPSLRDDYTAFIVDLAAALHAHNKLLTVAVHAKDRDDGGLGAFQDWAAIGPHVDQLRIMTYDYHWRGSGPGPVAPAYWIEAVASYAREVVDPAKVLIGVHFYGYDWPPNGNATARPWRVIEEIINEYQPTVSFIERNARGRVGESTFTYRTSAGTRTVWFMTDTGLADKIATVQKLDLAGIAIWQLGYERPEYWQTVRANLVQDSTLIQRALNELLPDH
- a CDS encoding metallopeptidase family protein — encoded protein: MLSNTNIVNVMNTSEFADLVADVLKSLPPAFARHLDTVEVVVAPRPSREQRRALGLRPWQTIYGLYEGTPLTEQHSDGIFLPATITIFQEPLERDFRTRSALREQVRRTVLHEIAHHFGISDERLRELGAY
- a CDS encoding M42 family metallopeptidase; the encoded protein is MELAQISFLKRLLATPGPSGDEDQAARVWRAEARTFADQVYSDVLGNSFAVLEGSGPRILLAGHIDEIGLMISHIDDQGFLFFSPIGGWDAQVLVGQRVRLLGKNGDVIGVIGKKPIHLLKPDERNQATKIEQMWIDIGATSKSEASELVQVGDVGVIDAPVYELPGGRIVSRSIDNRIGAFTVLEALRLLSQNRPNAHVAAVATTQEEITFGGATTAAFSFDPQIALVVDVTFATDHPDSDQRQWNVVKLGGGPVLSRGSANSGRVFRRLVELAEREAIPYSVQISPRYTGTDADAIHHVRGGIASAVISIPNRYMHSPNEMIALHDVECAVRLIAAFVHSVSNVNEFIPQDE
- a CDS encoding Glu/Leu/Phe/Val family dehydrogenase, yielding MVMTDIERSAAAPSESVDLLNIVQQHFDQAAELLDLPARLRGILRVPQRELTVNFPVKRDSGRIEVFQGFRVQHNLARGPTKGGIRYHPNVTLDETRALAMLMTWKCALAGLPYGGAKGAVIVDPKQLSVGEIERLTRRFATEISVVIGPERDIPAPDVGTNPQVMAWIMDTISMHQGHTVPAVVTGKPINIGGSEGRREATGRGLTYVLTAAAHHLGLNISDIRLAIQGCGNVGSTVAREAVALGMKVIALSDSRGGVYNPHGLDIEAILAHKAHTGSVVGAVNADSLTNEELLEVECDVLVPAALSGVITAQNAGRIRAQIVAEAANGPTTKAADAILYDRGCLVIPDILANAGGVTVSYFEWVQGLQEFFWSEREVNTQLRRVMTNALQQVLRVSAERQVDLRTASYMLAVQRVADAVTTRGIYP
- a CDS encoding zinc metallopeptidase: MPFFFDPTYLIFAVPAMLFALWAQFQVQSAFNKWSQVANMRRLNGFDVARVLMRNEGLDHVGVETIPGMLTDHYDPSSKVIRLSQGSLQPSVAAMAIVAHELGHAAQDKEGYAWLRVRSGIVGFANIGSQLGTWLFFIGMLLSAAGGRGFGFQLAVVGVILFSAAVAFTLVTLPVEFNASARAREMLQRAGLVTVQEAEGVNAVLNAAALTYVAAAAQAIAQLLYFVTVLMRRRE